A DNA window from Anastrepha obliqua isolate idAnaObli1 chromosome 5, idAnaObli1_1.0, whole genome shotgun sequence contains the following coding sequences:
- the LOC129247212 gene encoding ras-related protein Rab-5B has translation MATTARSGANASGSTAQRPNGTQQNKNCQFKLVLLGESAVGKSSLVLRFVKGQFHEYQESTIGAAFLTQTICIEDTVVKFEIWDTAGQERYHSLAPMYYRGAQAAIVVYDIQNQDSFQRAKTWVKELHKQASPNIVIALAGNKADLSNIRVVEYEEAKQYAEENGLLFMETSAKTGMNVNDIFLAIAKKLPKNDGAHNQGAPAGRRLNENENTRQTNNCCK, from the exons atgGCCACAACTGCACGTAGCGGGGCAAATGCCAGCGGCAGCACAGCTCAGCGTCCCAACGGTACACAGCAAAATAAGAATTGCCAATTCAAATTGGTGCTATTGGGCGAATCGGCGGTGGGCAAATCATCGCTTGTGCTACGTTTCGTCAAGGGGCAATTCCACGAATACCAAGAGAGTACGATAGGCGCTGCTTTTCTAACACAAACCATCTGCATAGAGGATACGGttgtaaagtttgaaatttgggaTACGGCCGGACAAGAACG ATATCACAGTCTAGCTCCTATGTACTACCGTGGTGCACAAGCCGCCATCGTAGTGTACGACATACAAAATCAAGACAGTTTTCAGCGTGCAAAAACCTGGGTCAAGGAACTGCATAAACAA GCATCACCGAACATCGTTATTGCCTTGGCTGGCAATAAAGCGGACTTATCAAATATACGTGTTGTAGAATACGAAGAAGCAAAGCAATATGCCGAAGAGAACGGACTACTCTTCATGGAAACCTCGGCAAAAACGGGAATGAATGTGAATGATATCTTCTTAGCAATTG CTAAGAAATTACCTAAAAACGACGGAGCACATAATCAAGGCGCTCCTGCTGGCAGAAGgctgaatgaaaatgaaaatacccGACAGACAAACAATTGCTGCAAGTGA